A window from Opitutia bacterium ISCC 52 encodes these proteins:
- a CDS encoding sulfatase-like hydrolase/transferase — MKRQIIPAIHAICLFCALLGLPLIHGVEKTNVVFILTDNHGAWTLGCYGNPDIQTPHIDQLAMEGIRFTEAFSNNPVCSPTRATYLTGLMPSQHGVHNYLNKGRLQIGPEGSS; from the coding sequence ATGAAAAGACAGATTATCCCCGCAATACATGCGATCTGTTTATTCTGCGCCCTACTAGGACTCCCTCTTATCCATGGAGTGGAGAAGACGAACGTGGTGTTTATCCTCACAGACAATCACGGTGCATGGACCCTAGGGTGCTATGGCAATCCTGATATTCAAACGCCCCATATCGACCAATTGGCAATGGAAGGGATTCGATTCACTGAAGCATTTAGTAACAATCCGGTATGTTCACCCACTCGCGCAACCTACTTGACCGGACTGATGCCATCGCAGCACGGTGTACACAACTACCTCAACAAGGGCAGGTTACAAATCGGACCCGAAGGCAGTAGCTGA